The following are encoded together in the Peromyscus leucopus breed LL Stock chromosome 1, UCI_PerLeu_2.1, whole genome shotgun sequence genome:
- the Mlana gene encoding melanoma antigen recognized by T-cells 1: MPQEEAHFGYPRKGHSHSYVTAEEAAGIGILTVVLGIALLIGCWYCRRRSGYRTLTEKRLHAGTQSILKGRCPREQCSCDGLGHQDSPLAFQEKTHQPVVPNAPPAYEKLSSDRSPPPYAP, encoded by the exons ATGCCACAGGAAGAAGCTCACTTCGGTTACCCCAGGAAGGGCCACAGCCACTCTTACGTCACCGCTGAAGA GGCTGCGGGGATTGGCAtcctgactgtggtcctgggAATTGCTCTGCTCATCGGCTGCTGGTATTGTAGAAGACGAAGTGGATACCGAACCTTGACG gaaaaaaGGCTACATGCTGGTACTCAAAGTATCCTGAAGGGAAGATGCCCGAGGGAACAATGCTCATGTGATGGTCTTGGTCATCAGGACAGCCCACTGGCTTTTCAAGAGAAAACTCATCAGCCTGTG GTTCCCAACGCTCCACCTGCCTATGAGAAGCTCTCTTCAGACCGGTCACCACCACCATATGCACCCTGA